From the Synechococcus sp. Nb3U1 genome, the window GTCAGAGCGATCAGGGCATTCACCGGGCCAGTGCCCAATGCCCCAGAGATGGCGATGGCCAGCAACACCGCCGGAAAAGCAAAAAACACATCGGTGGTGCGCATAATCAAGCTGTTGATGAAGCCCCCAAAAAAGCCAGCCACCATACCCAAGCTAGTGCCGATGATAAAAGCCAGCAGCACCGGCGTCAGGCCCATGACCAAGCTGACCCGCCCCCCATACATGAGGCGGCTGAGAATATCCCGCCCCAGCTCATCGGTGCCCAGCAGGTGCCCATCTGCGCCAATTGGGGCAAGGCGAATCGTCATGGATCCCTGGGCGGGGTCGTAGGGGGCGAGCAGGGGGGCAAATACCGCCATCAAGATCAAAAAAGCCAGGGTGAGTGCACAAACCACCGAGAGGGGATCCCGCCGCAGGCGCATCCAGACGGTGGCCCAGTAGCCGCGGGACTTAGCGGAAAGGGATCCCGCCTCGGCTGCCGCGGTAGATACCGCAGAGGTTGTTGCTTCGCTCATGGGTTAACCTCGCTTAATGCGTGGATCCAACAGGGTTTGCAGCACATCCACCGCTAGGTTGAGCACCACAAAAAACATCGCCAGGGTGAGAATAATGCCCTGCAACAAAGGAATATCCCGCTGAAAGATGGCGGTATTCAGGAGATAACCCGTTCCTGGCCAGGAAAAGACCGTTTCCACCAAAATTGAGCCCCCTAGCAAATAGCCAAACTGTAGGCCCATCACCGCCAACACCGTCGGAGCAGCATTTTTGGCCACATGCTTGGCAATTAAGAGGCCCCGTAGCCCGCGTGCCTGTAGAGCCGTGACGAACTCGGATCCTAAAATCTCACCCACGGTGGATCGCACCGTGCGGGTGATGATCCCCATCGGGATGAAGCTCATGGTGATGGCAGGCAAAACCAGGTGGCGCAGCCTGGTGCCGAGATCGCCGGATCCAGCCCCCAGCGAGGGCAGCCAATCCATCTGCACCGAGAAAATCACCACCAGCAGCAGCCCCAGCCAGTAGTGGGGCACCGATACCCCGATCACCGCCAAGGCGGTGGAGAGCTTATCCATCCAACGCCCCTGAAAAAAAGCCGCCAAGGTACCAAACAGCGTGCCGAAGAAGAAACCGAGAAAGGCCCCCGCCAACGCCAGCACAAAGGTATTACCCAAGGCCAGGCCAATCTCGGAGGTGACAGAACGACCATTGGAGACAGAAATGCCTAGATCCCCGCGAATCGCCCGCCCAATCCAGCTCAGAAACTGCAGAATTAAGGGCCGATCCATGCCATAGGCGCGGGT encodes:
- a CDS encoding ABC transporter permease encodes the protein MVSFILRRVVYTIPIALAVAAVCFSLVHLAPGDPLSAIIPADAPAEVVEAITRAYGMDRPLILQFLSWIGRAIRGDLGISVSNGRSVTSEIGLALGNTFVLALAGAFLGFFFGTLFGTLAAFFQGRWMDKLSTALAVIGVSVPHYWLGLLLVVIFSVQMDWLPSLGAGSGDLGTRLRHLVLPAITMSFIPMGIITRTVRSTVGEILGSEFVTALQARGLRGLLIAKHVAKNAAPTVLAVMGLQFGYLLGGSILVETVFSWPGTGYLLNTAIFQRDIPLLQGIILTLAMFFVVLNLAVDVLQTLLDPRIKRG
- a CDS encoding ABC transporter permease, with protein sequence MSEATTSAVSTAAAEAGSLSAKSRGYWATVWMRLRRDPLSVVCALTLAFLILMAVFAPLLAPYDPAQGSMTIRLAPIGADGHLLGTDELGRDILSRLMYGGRVSLVMGLTPVLLAFIIGTSLGMVAGFFGGFINSLIMRTTDVFFAFPAVLLAIAISGALGTGPVNALIALTLVFIPPITRVAESATTRVRHLDFVDAARASGADALTIIRVHVLGNVLGVVFIYATSLVSVCMILSAGLSFLGMGVRPPTAEWGLMLNTLRQSIYIQPWVTVLPGVMIFTTSLCFNLLSDGLRGAMDLKR